A stretch of DNA from Pantoea alfalfae:
GAGTTCCCATTGCGGATTCTCACTAGAAGAAACAAGATAGCGCAACAGTAATGCAAGTGCATTGGCAATGCAAATGCATTGTTCGCGATAAGAGCGAATGTTTTGTTACTAAGTCTTCATTAAAAGCTTCTGATTACGCTTTTCCGTATCGACTGAAAAATTGGCACCCTGTTTTATTTCCTGCCAGACATCAAACTCTTCGCGACTGATAAGCACAGCAGCAGAGCCGCCCCGGCGGGTGATAATCACAGGCTCACGCGCCATCACGATATCCATGATTTCAGCAAGATATTTTCGGGCCTGTGTTGTCGTGTAACTTCGCATTTAGCCTCCAGAAAAGTCATCCTTGAAACAGCTTAGTTAGCCTATATTCATCAAACGCTATTGCCCACAGC
This window harbors:
- a CDS encoding type II toxin-antitoxin system Phd/YefM family antitoxin; its protein translation is MRSYTTTQARKYLAEIMDIVMAREPVIITRRGGSAAVLISREEFDVWQEIKQGANFSVDTEKRNQKLLMKT